One stretch of Kluyveromyces marxianus DMKU3-1042 DNA, complete genome, chromosome 8 DNA includes these proteins:
- the CPA2 gene encoding carbamoyl-phosphate synthase (glutamine-hydrolyzing) CPA2, whose product MSTGIYSSIEPTLSAFNTEEYSPQLVEGVDSVLIIGSGGLSIGQAGEFDYSGSQAIKALKEANKKTILVNPNIATNQTSHSLADEIYYLPVTPEYITYIIERERPDAILLTFGGQTGLNCGVALDKAGVLAKYNVKVLGTPIKTLETSEDRDLFAQALKEIDIPIAESIACDTIDAALEAAETVGFPVIVRSAYALGGLGSGFANNAQEMKQLASQSLSLAPQILVEKSLKGWKEIEYEVVRDRVGNCITVCNMENFDPLGIHTGDSIVFAPSQTLSDEEFHMLRSAAIKIIRHLGVIGECNVQYALSPDSLDYRVIEVNARLSRSSALASKATGYPLAYTAAKIALGYTLPELPNPITKTTVANFEPSLDYIVAKIPRWDLSKFQHVNRNVGSSMKSVGEVMAIGRNFEEAFQKAIREIDPSFIGFQGSDEFDDLDDALSEPTDRRWLAVGQALIHEGYTVERVHELTKIDSWFLYKCMNIVDMYKDLEEVNDLHSLDKDLLQDAKKLGFSDAQIALCLNKNSTNKTNELEVRKYRKSFGIVPFVKRIDTLAAEFPAQTNYLYTTYNATKSDITFTDNGVLVLGSGVYRIGSSVEFDWCAVNTTKALRKEGKKTIMINYNPETVSTDFDEVDRLYFEELSFERVMDIYELENSEGCVISVGGQLPQNIALKLLHNGASILGTSPEDIDNAENRHKFSTILDSIGVNQPEWSELTSVEDAKTFANQVGYPVLIRPSYVLSGAAMSVVEGEHELEVKLTSASDVSPDHPVVMSKFIEGAQEIDVDAVAHNGKVIVHAISEHVENAGVHSGDATLVLPPQNLSQDIKDRLKDIADKVAKAWNITGPFNMQIIKDDRDAGTSLKVIECNIRASRSFPFVSKVLGINFIEIAVQAFLNKHVPEPTNLMDKKYDYVATKVPQFSFTRLAGADPYLGVEMASTGEVASFGKNALESYWTAIQSTMNFNVPLPPSGILFGGDLSKNYLGEVVKYIAPLGYKLYATNEETKKYLESYSKDAKVDLIEFPKNDKRKLRELFQAKDISAVFNLAAKRAETLEDVDYAMRRNAIDFALPLFNEPQTAMLFAKSLNLKLKEKLMVLESKDVVVPKEVRTWSEYLHGKPL is encoded by the coding sequence ATGTCAACTGGGATTTATTCATCCATCGAACCGACGCTATCGGCGTTTAATACAGAGGAATACAGCCCACAATTGGTGGAAGGTGTTGATTCTGTGCTTATTATTGGGTCTGGTGGACTTTCCATCGGACAGGCCGGAGAATTTGACTATTCAGGGTCTCAGGCTATCAAGGCGTTGAAGGAAGCTAACAAGAAGACAATTTTGGTGAACCCCAACATTGCCACGAACCAGACGTCGCATTCGCTAGCTGACGAGATTTACTATCTCCCAGTGACTCCTGAGTATATTACGTACATTATCGAGCGCGAAAGACCGGATGCGATTTTGTTGACTTTTGGTGGTCAAACGGGTCTAAATTGCGGTGTTGCTCTCGATAAGGCGGGCGTGCTAGCTAAATACAACGTTAAAGTGTTGGGTACCCCAATCAAGACGTTGGAAACTTCGGAAGACAGAGACCTTTTCGCACAggctttgaaagaaatcgaTATTCCAATTGCGGAGTCTATTGCATGTGACACTATAGATGCGGCTTTGGAAGCAGCTGAAACGGTGGGGTTCCCTGTGATCGTCAGATCGGCATATGCCCTTGGTGGTTTGGGGTCTGGTTTCGCTAATAATGCGCAAGAAATGAAGCAATTAGCGTCTCAATCGCTTTCCTTGGCTCCACAAATTTTGGTCGAAAAATCGCTAAAGGGTTGGAAGGAAATCGAATACGAAGTGGTTAGAGATCGTGTTGGAAACTGTATCACGGTATGTAACATGGAGAATTTCGACCCATTGGGTATTCATACCGGTGATTCCATTGTCTTTGCCCCCTCTCAAACTTTATCCGATGAAGAGTTCCACATGTTGAGAAGCGCAGCTATCAAAATTATTAGACATTTGGGTGTCATTGGTGAATGTAACGTTCAATACGCTTTGAGCCCAGACAGCTTAGATTACAGAGTCATTGAGGTTAACGCTCGTCTATCCCGTTCCTCTGCATTGGCCTCAAAGGCCACTGGTTACCCATTGGCCTACACTGCGGCAAAGATCGCCTTAGGATACACTTTGCCCGAACTACCTAACCCAATTACAAAAACGACAGTAGCAAACTTCGAGCCCTCCTTGGATTACATCGTCGCCAAGATTCCGCGTTGGGATCTATCCAAATTTCAGCACGTTAACAGAAATGTTGGTTCCTCTATGAAATCTGTGGGTGAAGTCATGGCTATTGGTAGGAATTTCGAAGAAGCTTTCCAAAAGGCCATCAGAGAGATTGATCCATCCTTCATTGGTTTCCAAGGTTCTGATGAGTTTGACGATTTGGACGATGCCTTGAGTGAACCTACTGACAGAAGATGGCTAGCTGTTGGGCAAGCGCTTATTCACGAAGGTTATACCGTTGAAAGAGTCCATGAATTGACCAAAATCGACTCATGGTTCTTGTACAAATGTATGAACATCGTTGATATGTACAAGGATTTGGAGGAAGTTAATGATTTGCATTCGTTGGACAAAGATTTGCTACAAGATGCTAAAAAGCTAGGTTTCTCGGACGCCCAAATTGCTTTGTGtttaaacaaaaacagcACAAACAAGACAAACGAATTGGAAGTCAGAAAATATAGAAAGTCGTTTGGTATCGTTCCATTTGTTAAGAGAATTGATACTTTGGCTGCAGAATTCCCAGCTCAGACCAACTATTTGTACACGACTTATAATGCCACTAAGAGCGACATCACATTTACCGATAATGGGGTTTTGGTCTTGGGTTCAGGTGTCTACAGAATTGGTTCTAGTGTCGAATTTGATTGGTGTGCCGTCAATACTACTAAAGCTTTAAGAAAGGAAGGTAAGAAGACAATCATGATCAACTATAACCCTGAAACGGTATCTACAGActttgatgaagttgaCAGACTATATTTCGAAGAACTCTCCTTCGAAAGAGTTATGGATATTTACGAACTAGAAAACTCAGAAGGGTGTGTTATTTCAGTTGGTGGTCAATTACCACAAAATATTGCTCTCAAATTGCTACATAACGGTGCATCCATTTTAGGAACTTCTCCAGAGGACATTGATAATGCGGAAAACAGACACAAGTTCTCCACAATTTTGGATTCTATTGGAGTTAATCAGCCTGAATGGAGCGAACTTACGTCTGTTGAAGACGCCAAGACTTTCGCAAACCAGGTTGGATACCCTGTGTTGATCCGTCCTTCTTACGTTTTATCCGGTGCAGCTATGAGTGTTGTGGAAGGTGAACATGAACTTGAGGTTAAACTAACGTCCGCTTCTGATGTTTCTCCAGATCACCCAGTTGTGATGTCTAAATTTATCGAAGGGGCTCAAGAAAttgatgttgatgctgTTGCTCACAACGGTAAAGTAATTGTTCATGCTATTTCTGAACACGTGGAAAATGCAGGTGTGCATTCCGGTGATGCAACTTTGGTGTTGCCTCCACAGAATTTGTCCCAAGATATCAAGGACAGATTAAAAGATATTGCCGATAAAGTAGCAAAGGCATGGAACATTACCGGACCTTTCAATATGCAAATTATCAAAGATGACAGAGATGCAGGTACATCTTTGAAGGTTATTGAATGTAATATCAGAGCCTCTAGATCATTCCCATTCGTTTCCAAGGTATTAGgtatcaatttcattgaaattgCTGTACAAgcatttttgaacaaaCATGTACCTGAACCAACCAATTTGATGGACAAAAAGTACGATTATGTGGCTACTAAAGTACCACAATTCTCGTTTACTAGACTTGCTGGAGCAGATCCTTATTTGGGTGTGGAAATGGCATCAACAGGTGAAGTTGCATCTTTCGGAAAGAACGCCCTGGAAAGTTACTGGACTGCTATTCAAAGTACCATGAATTTCAACGTTCCATTGCCACCTAGTGGTATCCTTTTCGGCGGTGATTTGTCTAAGAACTATTTGGGTGAAGTGGTAAAATACATTGCACCATTAGGTTACAAGTTGTATGCCACcaatgaagaaaccaagaaatATCTAGAATCATATTCTAAAGACGCCAAGGTCGACTTGATTGAATTCCCTAAAAATGACAAGAGAAAGTTGCGTGAACTTTTCCAGGCAAAGGATATAAGTGCAGTCTTTAACCTTGCTGCAAAGAGAGCGGAAACCTTGGAAGACGTTGATTACGCAATGAGAAGAAACGCTATTGATTTCGCTCTACCGTTATTCAATGAACCTCAAACTGCCATGCTTTTCGCAAAGTCACTCAACTTAAAGCTTAAGGAAAAGCTAATGGTGTTGGAATCTAAAGACGTTGTTgttccaaaagaagttcGTACATGGAGCGAATACTTACACGGTAAGCCACTATAA
- the MCH4 gene encoding MCT family MFS transporter: protein MGSKTITTSTFNEGPSQSDFVNENVIELTDAEHRKPRKNVDIKDMFNSTELEPIKSFEGLEEDSDYDDDGFTYAEGGLEAWIVVLGSFLGILPTWGLYFSAGVIQSYVSEHQLKDDSTSSVSWIFSISSCLLLGTSVFSGMYFDRYGARKPLVIGTVMTVGGVLAVAQCTKVWQFILALSICVGTGSGITSSPLLGCVCHYFYKRRAFATAVAINGGSIGGVVFPLFLEHSFKNLGFIWSMRIMALICGVCLTLSIFLIKEDPTKRAPVEPKNEDISFAKNLLLNIRDSFDYMSLISDYKYLFCVFASCLAEVSTGAVLTYIPSYCTTVGYSENTSFLVITVLNTLSIAGGYLFSFLADKIMGRFNVMIMINFFLGIVPLIFWLPFGNKGKSIMYGFSAVYGLFYGSLINLAPVCCGQISRTDEFGKRYATMYCIVGLSFLVALPVSGVIIGKGTLESYKNFIIFVSILSMLSGSLYCLSKCFAVKQKLSKLPRKETSNTTLSSTFKIITKRF from the coding sequence ATGGGATCTAAAACTATAACGACAAGTACCTTTAATGAAGGACCTTCGCAGTCTGATTTTGTTAATGAAAATGTTATTGAATTAACTGATGCAGAGCATCGCAAACCCCGAAAGAATGTGGACATAAAGGACATGTTCAATAGTACAGAGCTAGAGCCTATCAAAAGTTTTGAGGGTTTAGAAGAGGATTCTGATTATGATGACGACGGGTTTACGTATGCTGAAGGTGGTCTGGAGGCTTGGATAGTAGTTTTGGGATCATTTCTTGGGATTTTACCGACATGGGGGTTATACTTCTCTGCTGGTGTGATTCAATCTTATGTTTCCGAACACCAGTTGAAGGATGACTCTACATCATCTGTGTCATGGATTTTCTCTATATCTAGTTGTTTACTATTGGGAACCAGTGTATTCAGTGGGATGTACTTTGATCGTTATGGAGCAAGAAAGCCATTAGTCATTGGAACGGTAATGACAGTGGGAGGTGTACTTGCGGTGGCCCAATGCACGAAGGTATGGCAGTTTATTTTAGCTTTGAGTATTTGCGTTGGTACTGGCTCGGGAATAACATCCAGTCCTTTGCTTGGTTGCGTATGCCATTACTTTtataaaagaagagcatTTGCAACAGCCGTGGCCATTAACGGTGGTAGTATTGGCGGTGTGGTTTTCCCGCTATTTCTTGAACattccttcaaaaatttAGGTTTCATTTGGTCAATGAGGATTATGGCGTTGATTTGTGGTGTGTGTTTGACCCTTTCCATCtttttgatcaaagaaGACCCTACTAAGAGGGCGCCTGTCGAACCtaaaaatgaagatatcTCATTTGCGAAAAATCTACTATTAAATATTAGGGATTCATTTGATTACATGTCATTAATATCAGATTATAAATACCTCTTTTGTGTGTTTGCTTCTTGCCTGGCTGAAGTATCTACTGGTGCTGTCCTAACTTATATCCCATCATACTGCACCACGGTCGGATATTCCGAAAatacttcttttcttgtaatTACTGTTTTAAACACATTAAGCATCGCAGGCGGTTATCTGTTCAGTTTTTTGGCTGACAAAATCATGGGGAGGTTCAATGTCATGATAATGATCAATTTCTTCCTAGGTATTGTTCCACTAATATTCTGGTTGCCCTTTGGAAATAAAGGAAAGTCAATCATGTATGGGTTTTCAGCCGTATATGGTCTATTTTATGGTTCGTTGATCAACCTTGCCCCTGTTTGCTGCGGTCAAATTTCGAGAACAGACGAGTTCGGAAAAAGGTACGCCACTATGTACTGCATTGTCGGTCTTTCGTTTTTGGTAGCCTTACCGGTTTCGGGTGTGATAATCGGCAAAGGAACGCTTGAAAGTTACAAAAACTTCATAATATTTGTTTCCATATTGTCTATGCTATCCGGTTCATTGTATTGCCTGAGTAAATGCTTCGCGGTGAAGCAGAAACTAAGCAAACTACCCAGAAAAGAAACCTCCAATAcaactctttcttcaactttcAAAATAATCACGAAGAGATTCTAG
- a CDS encoding arylsulfatase has translation MTKKPGNKKPNFLVIVADDLGFTDIGSFGGEIETPNLDSLTKDGFRFTGFHTAAACSPTRSMLLSGTDNHLAGLGQMAEFNRRYPDMFKGKPGYEGYLNSRVAALPEILHPEFYTLISGKWHLGLEKPYWPSDRGFEKSFTLLPGAGNHFKCQLDSELVLPWIYQENGERIDHHNFPDDFYSTKYFTDKFLQYLRDEEARDGRPFFGALTYTAPHWPLQAPSETIEKYKGKYDGGPLALRKQRLARAKELGVVPPGAVAHLVETKNDKTWDELNDDEKAYSSKTMEIYAAMVDELDKNIGRVIEHLKETGEYENTVIFFMSDNGAEGMMMEALPFGGKTFKEVMTKGYNNDFDNIGKSNSFVYYGDLWAQAATAPNYMYKMWATEGGINCPLILHAPQLTKKWDKSQIIDQFITVMDILPTILELAKIPHPGTSFQGRQVYKPKGLSWIPFLNKESEKIYDDTIVTGWELFGQRAIRQGPYKGVYIPPPYGTGKWLLYNIESDPGETTDLSEDLPEILEEIVDQWTVYKAETGLIEIDDSIFLDHRYKRTIIEDS, from the coding sequence ATGACAAAAAAACcaggaaacaaaaagccCAACTTTCTTGTCATTGTTGCCGATGACTTAGGGTTTACCGATATAGGAAGCTTTGGTGGAGAAATAGAGACCCCAAATCTTGATTCCCTCACCAAGGATGGTTTCCGGTTTACTGGGTTTCATACAGCAGCAGCCTGCTCTCCGACAAGATCAATGCTTTTAAGCGGAACAGATAATCATTTAGCCGGGCTTGGTCAAATGGCGGAGTTCAATCGGAGGTATCCAGATATGTTTAAAGGGAAGCCTGGATACGAAGGATATCTCAATTCACGTGTTGCTGCACTTCCAGAGATCCTCCATCCAGAGTTCTACACTTTAATTTCGGGGAAATGGCATTTGGGATTAGAGAAGCCATATTGGCCAAGTGATCGAGGTTTTGAGAAAAGCTTTACATTACTTCCTGGTGCTGGTAATCATTTTAAATGTCAGCTAGATAGCGAGCTGGTGCTTCCTTGGATATACCAAGAAAATGGTGAACGTATAGATCACCACAATTTTCCCGACGACTTCTACTCGACGAAGTACTTTACTGACAAGTTTCTGCAGTACCTTAGAGACGAAGAAGCGAGGGATGGTCGTCCATTTTTTGGTGCCCTCACATACACGGCCCCACATTGGCCGCTTCAAGCTCCTTCGGAGACAATTGAAAAGTATAAGGGGAAATATGATGGCGGTCCACTGGCATTAAGAAAGCAAAGACTGGCAAGGGCAAAAGAATTGGGTGTTGTTCCTCCGGGAGCAGTGGCACATTTAGTCGAAACTAAGAATGACAAGACCTGGGATGAGCTCAATGACGATGAAAAAGCTTATAGTAGTAAAACAATGGAAATCTACGCTGCTATGGTCGATGAGCTGGATAAAAACATTGGAAGAGTCATCGAGCACTTGAAGGAAACTGGGGAGTATGAAAACACAGTAATTTTCTTCATGTCAGACAATGGCGCCGAAGGAATGATGATGGAAGCTTTGCCCTTTGGAGGGAAAACTTTCAAGGAAGTTATGACCAAAGGCTATAACAATGATTTTGATAACATTGGAAAATCCAATAGTTTCGTGTACTATGGTGATTTATGGGCTCAGGCTGCGACAGCTCCAAATTACATGTATAAAATGTGGGCCACAGAAGGCGGAATTAACTGCCCTTTGATTCTCCATGCTCCGCAACTGACCAAAAAATGGGACAAAAGTCAAATTATAGATCAGTTTATCACTGTCATGGACATCTTACCCACAATTCTTGAACTTGCAAAAATTCCCCATCCAGGAACTAGTTTCCAGGGTCGTCAGGTGTACAAGCCAAAGGGTCTATCATGGATACCATTTCTAAATAAAGAATCTGAGAAAATCTATGACGATACCATCGTGACTGGTTGGGAGCTTTTTGGACAGCGTGCTATTCGCCAAGGTCCGTACAAAGGTGTCTATATTCCTCCACCTTATGGAACTGGAAAATGGCTTCTATATAACATTGAAAGTGATCCTGGTGAAACTACAGACTTATCAGAAGATCTCCCCGAAATTTTAGAAGAAATAGTAGATCAGTGGACTGTCTATAAAGCTGAGACAGGTCTTATTGAAATAGATGATAGCATTTTCCTTGATCATCGTTATAAAAGAACAATTATTGAAGATAGTTAG
- the ZUO1 gene encoding zuotin, whose amino-acid sequence MFELPSLSGPVGATVESGAKLSPAVRRPIEPVGKFFLHHAQRTLRNHTWSEFEKIEAEKNVKNVEESNVDPDELLFDDELADESLLTHDPRDWKTADLYAAMGLSKLRYRATEQQIIKAHRKQVLKHHPDKKSASGAGLEQDGFFKIIQKAFETLTDSNKRAQYDSCDFVADVAPPKKGTDYDFFEAWAPVFESEARFSKKKDIPSLGDMNTSKEDVEKFYSFWHRFDSWRTFEFLDEEVPDDSSNRDHKRYIERKNKAARDKKKTADNARLVKLVERAMNEDPRIKKFKEEEKKEKERKKWEREAGARAEAEAKAKAEAEAKAKAEAEAANAEAAKADKKKAKEAAKAAKKKNKRAIRNAPKEAEYFGDADKSATIEEQTGLIVDSLDDQQLVDVAEKIKNNAADAKNILAEAAKALSDAGKLPASVVSYYL is encoded by the coding sequence ATGTTTGAACTCCCATCTCTATCTGGACCAGTTGGCGCCACTGTTGAATCTGGTGCTAAGCTATCACCAGCTGTTAGACGTCCAATCGAACCTGTTGGTAAATTCTTCCTACACCATGCTCAAAGAACCCTAAGAAACCACACATGGTctgaatttgaaaagattgaagCTGAAAAGAACGTCAAGAACGTTGAAGAATCCAATGTGGATCCAGACGAATTGTTGTTTGACGATGAATTAGCTGACGAAAGTCTATTGACCCACGACCCAAGAGATTGGAAGACTGCAGACCTATATGCTGCCATGGGTCTATCGAAGTTGCGTTACAGAGCTACTGAACAACAAATCATCAAGGCACACAGAAAGCAAGTGCTAAAGCACCACCCTGATAAGAAATCTGCCTCCGGTGCTGGTTTGGAACAAGATGgtttcttcaagatcatCCAAAAGGCATTTGAAACTCTTACCGACTCTAACAAGAGAGCTCAATACGACTCTTGTGACTTCGTTGCCGACGTTGCTCCACCAAAGAAGGGTACCGATTACGACTTCTTCGAAGCTTGGGCTCCAGTCTTTGAATCAGAAGCTCGTTTctctaagaagaaggacaTTCCATCTTTGGGAGATATGAACACATCTAAGGAAGACGTCGAGAAATTCTACTCTTTCTGGCACAGATTCGACTCCTGGAGAACCTTCGAATtccttgatgaagaagttccaGATGACTCCTCTAACAGAGATCACAAGCGTTACAtcgaaagaaagaataagGCTGCAagagacaagaagaagactgCTGATAACGCTCGTCTAGTCAAGCTTGTTGAAAGAGCTATGAACGAAGACCCACgtatcaagaagttcaaggaggaagagaagaaagaaaaggaaagaaagaagtggGAGAGAGAAGCTGGAGCCAGAGCTGAAGCTGAGGCTAAGGCAAAGGCTGAAGCTGAGGCTAAGGCAAAggctgaagctgaagctgCTAATGCTGAAGCTGCTAAGGCcgacaagaagaaggctaAGGAAGCTGCTAAGGctgctaagaagaagaacaagagagCTATCCGTAACGCTCCAAAGGAAGCTGAATACTTTGGTGACGCAGACAAGTCTGCTACCATCGAAGAACAAACAGGTTTGATTGTGGACTCATTGGATGACCAACAATTAGTTGATGTTGCcgaaaagatcaagaacaacGCTGCTGATGCTAAGAACATTTTGGCTGAAGCCGCTAAGGCTCTATCCGACGCCGGTAAGCTACCAGCTTCTGTTGTTTCATACTACCTATAA
- the ERV29 gene encoding protein ERV29: MSFRGNNLGGFPNSQPGFQNPVYGVSPHANNESAKVKYGRIFEQFSKKVENLTDHPLVMKLKPYTPTIARFFIVATFYEDSFRIMAQWSDQVFYLWNYRHFPYYFVVFFLFCVVVSMMIGATLLILRKQTVYATTALICTVVLQGLVYGLFTGSSFVLRNISVIGGLLIAFGDSIVTNRATFGMLPELDSKDGKFKNYLLLAGRILMVLLFITFTFTKSWLTVILTLAGTVCIAIGYKTKFASISLGLILAFYNITVNNYWFHGSSKRDFLKYEFYQNLSIIGGLLLVGNTGAGQLSIDEKKKIY; the protein is encoded by the coding sequence ATGTCATTCAGGGGAAACAACTTGGGCGGATTTCCAAACTCACAGCCAGGATTTCAGAATCCTGTGTATGGCGTGTCACCACATGCCAATAACGAGTCGGCGAAGGTGAAGTATGGAAGGATATTTGAGCagttttccaaaaaggTGGAGAACTTAACTGATCACCCTTTGgtgatgaagttgaagcCATACACTCCAACCATTGCTAGATTCTTCATTGTGGCTACATTTTACGAAGATTCGTTCAGAATCATGGCACAATGGTCGGACCAAGTCTTTTATTTATGGAATTACAGACATTTCCCATATTACTTCGTggtctttttcttgttctgcGTTGTGGTGTCAATGATGATTGGGGCTACATTGTTGATCTTGAGGAAACAAACCGTGTATGCTACCACTGCATTGATCTGTACTGTTGTGCTACAGGGTTTGGTATATGGTCTGTTCACTGGATCCTCTTTTGTCTTGAGAAACATCAGTGTCATTGGAGGTTTGCTAATTGCATTTGGGGACAGCATTGTCACAAACAGAGCCACTTTTGGAATGTTGCCTGAGTTAGACAGCAAGGATGGGAAGTTTAAGAACTATTTGTTGCTAGCAGGGAGAATTTTGATGGTTTTGCTTTTCATTACATTTACATTCACCAAGAGCTGGTTGACAGTCATCTTGACCTTAGCAGGTACTGTGTGCATCGCCATTGGGTACAAGACGAAGTTCGCATCCATAAGTTTGGGATTGATCCTCGCTTTCTACAATATTACCGTCAACAACTACTGGTTCCACGGTTCTAGCAAGAGagatttcttgaagtacGAGTTCTACCAAAACTTAAGTATTATCGGTGGTTTGCTATTAGTAGGAAACACCGGTGCTGGACAATTATCGAtcgatgaaaagaagaagatctacTAA
- the GLC8 gene encoding PP1-complex regulatory subunit GLC8, which yields MGGILKNAIPDDQSPTSEPESISQFRKQVLKNTELNAKLTSNSKLTHHNHGIPRDVLSMKLDEQHPETLKWNKKNLEENEITKQEFGDIHIDEPKTPYQGAVDPAGEYYRVDDDEDDLGGFTLGAPEVELKDEKEPVTLLNNENADNDGDQDEESGEEKTEEDDAAARHRRFEEMRKKHYNIKEALKDRKNLPDDEDEDEE from the coding sequence ATGGGAGGAATCTTAAAGAACGCAATTCCAGATGACCAGAGTCCGACTAGCGAGCCTGAATCGATTAGCCAGTTCAGAAAACaagttttgaagaatactGAGCTGAATGCCAAGCTGACTTCCAACAGCAAATTGACGCACCATAACCATGGAATTCCAAGAGATGTACTTTCTATGAAGCTTGATGAACAGCACCCGGAGACTTTAAAGTGGAATAAGAAGAACTTAGAAGAGAACGAGATTACAAAACAGGAGTTTGGCGATATTCATATCGACGAGCCAAAGACTCCTTATCAAGGTGCCGTCGATCCCGCCGGTGAGTATTATAGAGTcgacgacgatgaagaCGACTTGGGAGGTTTCACGCTAGGGGCCCCTGAAGTAGAACTAAAGGACGAGAAGGAACCTGTTACTCTAttgaataatgaaaatGCAGACAATGATGGGGACCAGGATGAGGAAtctggtgaagaaaaaacggaagaagacgatgcTGCTGCTAGACATCGGAGGTTCGAGGAAATGAGGAAAAAACATTATAACATTAAAGAAGCATTGAAGGACAGAAAGAACCTTCCGGATGACGAggacgaagatgaagagtGA
- a CDS encoding RNA methyltransferase, with amino-acid sequence MKSRGHYTYCTGKIFQKKKKRREQALGIGYIKYIGSLAHRIASVLLELEKIERNTEEHTVLIKAHESIGGRRLAMSTKKRTSSQAAAKNNQKAKKAKKALDVERKESRVPARRAKKVVKVSSKTVDYSICIPTTILDNCKNLEQITYAVYQVARSACLFNVAEIVILEAETDATPDQKKDRDQKKGSKIKFDDSDLKEEQTETESENKGQGKGHDQDKSRLSKPMLIASLLQFFVTPPYLVNSVFKKQYMKYFKYAQQLPRISSLPFMRYYAENDGRYREGLAIRMSKPGERGKSKKSFDQTKYINIGKGQNLELKGQLVPVNVRVTVDTVENKVVSPEEAYGDFVGAKASFGYHVRIAKSFADLFTKSPFPQGYTQTVWINSGDYYFDDKIKKNVKVQSKIPAIEKVVRPSQQEIEHEDPSKTGPANLLAVFGKWDTIKKSFVSCQDQFEGATGAFQFFDGELLLPGATPQGQIRTEDACMIALSLLSTY; translated from the coding sequence ATGAAGTCACGTGGACATTATACTTATTGTACTGGGaaaattttccaaaaaaaaaaaaaaagaagagaacagGCCCTGGGCATTggatatataaaatatattggCAGtctagctcatcgcatcgcatcggTACTGCTCGAACTTGAAAAGATAGAAAGGAACACAGAAGAGCACACTGTATTGATCAAGGCACACGAGAGCATTGGGGGAAGGAGACTAGCCATGAGtaccaagaaaagaaccaGCTCGCAAGCTGCTGCCAAAAACAACCAGAAGGCTAAGAAAGCTAAGAAGGCATTGGATGTTGAAAGGAAAGAGAGCAGAGTTCCTGCCAGAAGAGCGAAGAAGGTGGTCAAAGTATCTTCCAAAACTGTGGATTACTCTATATGTATACCAACCACAATACTAGACAACTGCAAGAACCTAGAACAGATCACCTATGCAGTATATCAGGTTGCCAGAAGCGCATGTTTGTTCAACGTTGCGGAGATTGTGATCTTGGAAGCAGAAACGGATGCTACACCGGACCAAAAGAAGGACCGCGATCAGAAGAAGGGTTCCAAGATTAAGTTTGACGACTCGGACCTAAAAGAGGAACAAACGGAAACTGAGAGCGAAAACAAGGGCCAGGGCAAAGGCCATGACCAGGACAAAAGCAGACTTTCAAAACCAATGCTAATTGCATCGTTGCTCCAGTTCTTCGTGACACCGCCATACTTGGTCAACAGCGTTTTCAAGAAGCAATACATGAAGTACTTCAAGTACGCCCAGCAGTTACCCAGAATTTCGTCGTTGCCCTTCATGCGGTATTACGCCGAGAACGACGGCAGATACAGAGAGGGCCTTGCCATAAGAATGAGCAAGCCCGGTGAGCGCGgaaaatcaaagaaatcattCGACCAGACTAAATACATCAACATCGGCAAGGGCCAAAACCTTGAGCTAAAGGGCCAGCTCGTGCCCGTAAATGTCAGAGTCACAGTCGACACAGTAGAAAACAAGGTCGTGTCCCCAGAAGAAGCATACGGCGATTTCGTAGGCGCAAAGGCCTCTTTCGGATACCACGTCAGAATCGCCAAATCCTTCGCAGACCTCTTCACTAAATCGCCGTTCCCTCAGGGCTACACACAAACCGTCTGGATCAACAGCGGCGACTACTACTTCGACGacaaaattaaaaagaaCGTAAAAGTGCAATCCAAGATCCCAGCAATCGAGAAAGTCGTGCGCCCATCGCAACAAGAGATAGAACACGAAGACCCCTCCAAAACGGGGCCCGCAAACCTACTAGCCGTGTTCGGCAAGTGGGACACCATCAAGAAGAGTTTTGTCTCGTGCCAGGACCAATTCGAGGGCGCAACCGGTGCCTTCCAGTTCTTCGACGGAGAGCTTCTACTACCGGGCGCCACTCCACAGGGCCAAATACGTACTGAAGACGCCTGCATGATCGCCCTATCGCTACTGTCCACGTACTAA